In a genomic window of Streptococcus mitis NCTC 12261:
- a CDS encoding DUF1129 domain-containing protein yields the protein MSQIDLQKLTKKNQEFVHIATQQFIKDGKTDAEIKAIFEEVIPKILEEQAKGTTARSLYGAPTHWAHSFTVKEQYEKEHPKENDDPKLMIMDSALFITSLFALVSALTTFFAADQAFGYGLVTLLLVGLVGGFAFYLMYYFVYQYYGPDMDRSQRPPFWKSVLVILASMFLWLLVFFATSFLPASLNPVLAPLPLAIIGAALLALRFYLKKRLNIRSASAGPTRY from the coding sequence ATGTCTCAGATTGATCTACAAAAATTAACTAAGAAAAACCAAGAGTTTGTCCACATCGCTACCCAACAATTCATCAAAGATGGGAAAACAGACGCTGAAATCAAGGCTATTTTTGAGGAAGTCATTCCCAAAATCCTTGAAGAGCAAGCCAAGGGTACGACTGCTCGTTCCCTCTATGGCGCACCGACCCACTGGGCTCATAGTTTCACTGTCAAGGAACAATATGAAAAAGAGCATCCAAAAGAAAATGATGATCCAAAACTCATGATTATGGACTCAGCCCTTTTCATCACTAGCCTCTTTGCCCTCGTCAGTGCCCTCACAACTTTCTTTGCAGCAGATCAGGCTTTCGGCTATGGACTTGTCACTCTCCTGCTAGTTGGACTTGTTGGTGGATTTGCCTTCTACTTGATGTACTACTTTGTTTACCAATACTATGGACCAGATATGGACCGCAGCCAACGTCCACCTTTCTGGAAATCTGTACTGGTTATCCTAGCTTCTATGTTCCTTTGGTTGCTTGTCTTCTTTGCAACAAGCTTCCTACCAGCTAGCCTTAACCCAGTACTTGCTCCATTGCCACTGGCTATTATCGGAGCAGCCCTCCTAGCCCTTCGCTTCTATCTCAAGAAACGCTTGAATATCCGCAGCGCAAGTGCAGGACCAACACGCTATTAA
- a CDS encoding SemiSWEET family transporter, whose translation MTKQKINRIVGSIGAFIGIIVFIAYIPQIIANLQGNKAQPFQPLSAAISCLIWVIYGWTKEPKKDWILIIPNSAGVILGGITFLTSL comes from the coding sequence ATGACAAAACAAAAAATTAATCGAATCGTAGGTTCTATTGGTGCCTTTATTGGAATTATAGTATTTATTGCCTACATACCTCAAATTATCGCTAATTTACAGGGAAATAAAGCTCAACCATTTCAACCTTTATCAGCTGCAATATCTTGCTTAATCTGGGTTATTTATGGATGGACAAAGGAACCTAAGAAGGATTGGATACTCATCATTCCAAATTCAGCTGGTGTTATTTTAGGTGGAATCACTTTTCTGACTTCACTCTAA
- the ruvA gene encoding Holliday junction branch migration protein RuvA, producing the protein MYEYLKGIITKITAKYIVLEVNGIGYILHVANPYAYSGQVNQEAQIYVHQVVREDAHLLYGFRSEDEKKLFLSLISVSGIGPVSALAIIAADDNAGLVQAIETKNITYLTKFPKIGKKTAQQMVLDLEGKVVVAGDDFPAKVAVQASAENQELEEAMEAMLALGYKATELKKIKKFFEGTTDTAENYIKSALKMLVK; encoded by the coding sequence ATGTACGAATATTTAAAAGGAATCATTACCAAAATCACTGCTAAATACATTGTTCTTGAAGTCAATGGTATCGGTTATATTTTGCATGTGGCCAATCCTTATGCCTATTCAGGACAGGTTAATCAGGAGGCTCAGATTTATGTGCATCAAGTCGTGCGTGAGGACGCTCATCTGCTTTATGGATTTCGCTCAGAAGACGAGAAGAAGCTCTTTCTCAGTCTGATTTCGGTTTCTGGGATTGGTCCTGTGTCAGCTCTTGCTATTATCGCTGCTGATGACAATGCTGGCTTGGTTCAAGCAATCGAAACCAAGAACATTACCTACTTAACCAAGTTTCCTAAAATTGGCAAGAAAACAGCCCAGCAGATGGTGTTGGACTTGGAAGGCAAGGTAGTAGTTGCAGGAGATGACTTTCCTGCCAAGGTCGCAGTGCAAGCTAGCGCTGAAAACCAAGAATTGGAAGAAGCCATGGAAGCCATGTTGGCTCTGGGCTACAAGGCGACCGAACTCAAGAAAATCAAGAAATTCTTTGAAGGAACGACAGATACAGCTGAGAACTATATCAAGTCAGCCCTTAAAATGTTGGTCAAATAG
- a CDS encoding LytTR family DNA-binding domain-containing protein, with the protein MKVELQISETYKEEKLIVQAPQETDKIQKVIEFAENLDQKETIKGKIDDQVYLVKIGKIQRFYIENRKVLAETASQTYNIDLRLYQVLEILPTNFIQISQSEIININSISHLKLTPNGLVEIFLKNESFTYSSRRYLKTIKEKLEL; encoded by the coding sequence ATGAAAGTAGAACTACAGATTAGTGAAACTTACAAGGAGGAAAAGCTGATTGTCCAAGCACCTCAAGAAACCGATAAAATCCAGAAAGTCATCGAGTTCGCAGAAAATCTGGACCAAAAAGAAACAATCAAAGGAAAGATTGATGATCAGGTCTATCTAGTTAAGATTGGTAAGATACAGCGCTTCTATATCGAGAATCGGAAGGTTCTTGCAGAAACGGCTAGCCAGACCTACAATATTGATTTACGACTCTATCAGGTTCTTGAAATTCTGCCAACCAATTTTATCCAAATTTCCCAATCAGAAATCATCAATATCAACTCCATCTCTCATCTCAAGCTAACCCCAAACGGCCTAGTAGAAATTTTCTTGAAAAACGAAAGCTTCACCTATTCTTCACGCCGTTATCTAAAAACCATCAAGGAGAAATTAGAACTATGA
- a CDS encoding magnesium transporter CorA family protein: MKQVFLSTTTEFKEIDTLEPGTWINLVNPTQNESLEIANAFDIDIADLRAPLDAEEMSRITIEDEYTLIIVDVPVTEERNNRTYYVTIPLGIIITEETIITTCLEPLPVLDVFINRRLRNFYTFMRSRFIFQILYRNAELYLTALRSIDRKSEQIESQLHQSTRNEELIELMELEKTIVYFKASLKTNERVIKKLTSSTSNIKKYLEDEDLLEDTLIETQQAIEMADIYGNVLHSMTETFASIISNNQNNIMKTLALVTIVMSIPTMVFSAYGMNFKDNEIPLNGEPNAFWLIVFIAFAMSVSLTLYLIHKKWF; encoded by the coding sequence ATGAAACAAGTTTTTCTCTCTACAACAACTGAATTTAAAGAGATCGATACACTTGAACCGGGTACTTGGATCAATCTCGTCAATCCAACTCAAAATGAATCACTCGAAATCGCCAACGCCTTCGATATCGATATTGCCGACCTTCGAGCACCGCTCGATGCGGAAGAAATGTCTCGTATTACGATTGAAGACGAGTACACCCTGATTATCGTTGACGTGCCGGTCACAGAAGAAAGAAATAATCGCACCTACTACGTAACCATCCCGCTTGGTATTATCATCACAGAGGAAACCATCATCACTACTTGTTTGGAACCATTACCGGTCCTCGATGTCTTTATCAACCGTCGATTGCGTAATTTCTACACCTTCATGCGTTCACGTTTTATCTTTCAGATTCTCTATCGCAATGCAGAGCTTTACCTAACAGCCCTTCGTTCGATTGACCGTAAGAGTGAACAAATCGAAAGTCAACTGCATCAATCAACTCGTAATGAAGAATTGATTGAGCTCATGGAATTGGAAAAAACCATCGTCTATTTCAAGGCTTCCCTCAAAACAAATGAGCGTGTGATTAAGAAATTGACCAGCTCAACCAGCAATATCAAGAAATACCTTGAAGACGAAGACCTGCTTGAAGACACCCTGATTGAAACCCAACAGGCCATCGAAATGGCAGACATTTATGGAAATGTCTTGCACTCTATGACAGAGACCTTTGCCTCTATCATTTCCAACAACCAGAACAACATTATGAAAACCTTGGCCCTTGTGACCATCGTCATGTCCATCCCAACCATGGTCTTTTCTGCCTACGGGATGAACTTTAAGGATAATGAAATCCCCCTAAACGGCGAGCCAAATGCCTTCTGGTTAATCGTCTTTATCGCCTTTGCTATGAGTGTCTCGCTCACTCTCTATCTCATCCATAAAAAATGGTTCTAA
- the mutL gene encoding DNA mismatch repair endonuclease MutL, whose product MSHIIELPEVLANQIAAGEVIERPASVVKELVENAIDAGSSQIIIEIEEAGLKKIQITDNGHGIAHDEVELALRRHATSKIKNQADLFRIRTLGFRGEALPSIASVSVLTLLTAVDGASHGTKLVARGGEVEEVIPATSPVGTKVCVEDLFFNTPARLKYMKSQQAELSHIIDIVNRLGLAHPEISFSLISDGKEMTRTAGTGQLRQAIAGIYGLVSAKKMIEIENSDLDFEISGFVSLPELTRANRNYISLFINGRYIKNFLLNRAILDGYGSKLMVGRFPLAVIHIHIDPYLADVNVHPTKQEVRISKEKELMALVSEAIANSLKEQTLIPDALENLAKSTVRNRQKVEQTILPLKENTLYYEKTESIRSSQAEVADYQVELTEEGQDLTLFAKETLDQLTKPAKLHFAERKPANYDQLDHPELDLASLDKAYDKLEREESSSFPELEFFGQMHGTYLFAQGRDGLYIIDQHAAQERVKYEEYRESIGNVDQSQQQLLVPYIFEFPADDALRLKERMTHLEEVGVFLAEYGENQFILREHPIWMAEEEIESGIYEMCDMLLLTKEVSIKKYRAELAIMMSCKRSIKANHRIDDHSARQLLYQLSQCDNPYNCPHGRPVLVHFTKSDMEKMFRRIQENHTSLRELGKY is encoded by the coding sequence ATGTCTCATATTATTGAATTGCCAGAGGTGCTGGCAAACCAGATCGCGGCTGGAGAGGTTATCGAGCGTCCAGCTAGCGTTGTTAAGGAGCTAGTAGAAAACGCCATTGACGCGGGCTCTAGTCAGATTATCATTGAGATTGAGGAAGCTGGTCTCAAGAAAATCCAAATCACAGATAATGGTCATGGAATTGCCCACGATGAGGTGGAATTGGCCTTGCGTCGTCATGCGACCAGTAAGATAAAAAATCAGGCAGATCTCTTTCGGATTCGGACGCTTGGTTTTCGTGGTGAAGCCTTGCCTTCTATCGCTTCTGTTAGTGTTTTGACCCTTTTGACGGCGGTGGATGGTGCAAGTCATGGAACCAAGCTCGTCGCGCGTGGGGGAGAAGTTGAAGAAGTCATCCCAGCGACTAGTCCTGTGGGAACCAAGGTTTGTGTGGAGGACCTCTTTTTCAACACGCCTGCCCGCCTCAAGTATATGAAGAGCCAGCAAGCGGAGTTGTCTCATATCATTGATATTGTCAATCGTCTGGGCTTGGCCCATCCTGAAATTTCGTTTAGTTTAATCAGTGATGGCAAGGAGATGACGCGGACAGCTGGGACTGGTCAATTGCGCCAAGCTATCGCAGGAATTTACGGTTTGGTGAGTGCCAAGAAGATGATTGAAATTGAGAATTCTGACCTAGATTTCGAAATTTCAGGTTTTGTGTCCTTGCCTGAGTTAACTCGAGCCAACCGCAACTATATCAGTCTCTTCATCAATGGCCGTTATATAAAGAACTTCCTGCTCAATCGTGCAATTCTAGATGGCTATGGCAGTAAGCTTATGGTAGGCCGTTTTCCACTGGCTGTCATTCACATTCATATCGACCCTTATCTAGCGGATGTCAATGTACACCCAACCAAGCAAGAGGTGCGGATTTCCAAGGAAAAAGAACTGATGGCGCTGGTCTCAGAAGCTATTGCAAACAGTCTCAAGGAACAAACCTTGATACCTGATGCCTTGGAAAATCTTGCTAAATCGACCGTGCGCAATCGTCAAAAGGTGGAGCAGACCATTCTCCCACTCAAAGAAAATACGCTCTACTATGAGAAAACAGAGTCGATAAGATCCAGTCAAGCTGAGGTGGCTGATTATCAGGTAGAATTAACTGAGGAAGGGCAAGACTTGACTTTGTTTGCCAAGGAAACCTTGGATCAGCTAACCAAGCCAGCAAAACTGCATTTTGCAGAGAGAAAGCCTGCTAACTACGACCAGCTAGATCACCCAGAGTTAGACCTTGCGAGTCTTGATAAGGCTTATGACAAGCTGGAGCGAGAAGAATCATCCAGCTTCCCAGAATTGGAATTTTTCGGGCAAATGCACGGGACTTATCTCTTTGCCCAAGGGCGAGATGGGCTCTATATCATAGACCAGCACGCGGCTCAGGAACGGGTCAAGTACGAGGAATACCGTGAAAGTATTGGCAATGTTGACCAGAGCCAGCAGCAACTCCTAGTGCCCTATATCTTTGAATTTCCAGCGGATGATGCTCTTCGTCTCAAGGAAAGAATGACACATTTGGAGGAAGTGGGCGTCTTTCTAGCAGAGTACGGAGAAAATCAATTTATCCTGCGTGAACATCCTATTTGGATGGCAGAGGAGGAAATCGAGTCAGGCATCTATGAGATGTGCGACATGCTCCTTTTGACCAAGGAAGTTTCTATCAAGAAATATCGAGCAGAGTTGGCTATTATGATGTCCTGCAAGCGGTCTATCAAGGCCAACCATCGTATTGACGACCATTCGGCTAGACAGCTCCTCTATCAGCTCTCTCAATGTGACAATCCCTATAACTGTCCCCACGGACGCCCTGTTTTGGTGCATTTTACCAAGTCGGATATGGAAAAGATGTTCCGACGTATTCAGGAAAATCACACCAGTCTCCGTGAGTTGGGGAAATATTAA
- a CDS encoding DUF3021 domain-containing protein produces MKKQIFHDAAAGVLIGLILSIIFSLIYAPNTYAPLSPESLIGQVMAQHQVHGALVLLYCTLIWAAIGILFNFGKRLFSRDWSLLRATMTHFFLMLAGFIPLATLAGWFPFHWIFYLQLIIEFAIVYLIIWAILYKREAKKVDHINQLLKHKK; encoded by the coding sequence ATGAAAAAACAAATCTTCCACGACGCAGCTGCTGGTGTCCTCATCGGCCTCATCCTCTCTATCATCTTTTCACTCATTTATGCACCAAATACCTACGCACCACTGAGTCCTGAATCTCTGATCGGACAAGTGATGGCTCAACATCAGGTTCACGGTGCCTTGGTCTTGCTCTACTGTACTCTTATCTGGGCAGCCATCGGTATTCTCTTCAACTTTGGTAAACGATTATTCAGCCGTGACTGGAGCTTGCTCCGTGCAACTATGACCCATTTCTTCCTCATGCTGGCTGGCTTTATCCCACTAGCAACTCTGGCAGGTTGGTTTCCTTTTCACTGGATCTTCTATCTCCAGCTCATTATCGAGTTTGCGATTGTCTACCTCATCATTTGGGCTATTCTCTATAAAAGAGAAGCTAAAAAAGTGG
- the uvrA gene encoding excinuclease ABC subunit UvrA, whose protein sequence is MQDKIVIHGARAHNLKNIDVEIPRDKLVVVTGLSGSGKSSLAFDTLYAEGQRRYVESLSAYARQFLGNMEKPDVDAIDGLSPAISIDQKTTSKNPRSTVGTTTEINDYLRLLYARVGTPYCINGHGAIKASSVEQIVDKVLELPERQRLQILAPVIRKKKGQHKSVIEKVQKDGYVRVRVDGEVYDVTEVPELSKSKQHNIDVVVDRIVIKEGIRSRLFDSIEAALRIAEGYVIIDTMDDSELLFSEHYACPVCGFTVPELEPRLFSFNAPFGSCSECDGLGIKLEVDTDLVVPDASKTLREGALAPWNPISSNYYPNMLEQAMTAFGVDMDKPFEDLSEEDKNLILYGSDGKEFHFHYENEFGGVRDIDIPFEGVVNNIKRRYHETNSDYTRTQMRLYMNELTCGTCHGYRLNDQALSVRVGGAQGPHIGEISDLSIADHLELVSQLTLSENEAIIARPILKEIKDRLTFLNNVGLNYLTLSRSAGTLSGGESQRIRLATQIGSNLSGVLYILDEPSIGLHQRDNDRLIASLKKMRDLGNTLIVVEHDEDTMREADYLIDVGPGAGVFGGEIVAAGTPKQVARNSKSITGQYLSGKRAIPVPEERRVGNGRFIEVTGARENNLQNVTARFPLGKFIAVTGVSGSGKSTLINSILKKAIAQKLNRNSDKPGKFKTITGIEHVDRLIDIDQSPIGRTPRSNPATYTGVFDDIRDLFAQTNEAKIRGYKKGRFSFNVKGGRCEACSGDGIIKIEMHFLPDVYVACEVCHGTRYNSETLEVHYKEKNISQVLDMTVNDAVEFFQHIPKIQRKLQTIKDVGLGYVTLGQPATTLSGGEAQRMKLASELHKRSTGKSFYILDEPTTGLHTEDIARLLKVLARFVDDGNTVLVIEHNLDVIKTADHIIDLGPEGGVGGGTIIATGTPEEVAANEASYTGQYLKGKLHHE, encoded by the coding sequence ATGCAAGATAAAATTGTCATTCATGGGGCGCGTGCCCATAATTTAAAAAATATTGATGTGGAGATTCCGCGAGACAAGTTGGTTGTTGTGACCGGTTTGTCAGGTTCAGGGAAATCCAGTCTGGCCTTTGATACCCTCTATGCGGAGGGGCAACGTCGCTATGTGGAGAGTTTGTCAGCCTATGCTCGTCAGTTCTTGGGGAATATGGAGAAGCCTGATGTAGATGCTATTGATGGTCTCAGCCCAGCTATTTCTATCGACCAGAAAACGACTAGTAAAAACCCTCGCTCGACGGTGGGAACAACGACTGAAATCAATGACTATCTGCGTCTCCTCTACGCACGTGTGGGGACGCCTTACTGTATCAACGGGCATGGAGCTATCAAGGCCTCTTCAGTGGAGCAAATCGTGGATAAGGTTTTAGAATTGCCTGAACGCCAGCGCTTGCAGATCTTGGCCCCTGTCATCCGCAAGAAAAAAGGCCAACATAAGAGTGTTATCGAGAAGGTTCAGAAAGATGGGTATGTCCGTGTCCGTGTGGATGGGGAAGTCTATGATGTGACCGAAGTGCCAGAGTTATCTAAGAGCAAGCAACACAATATTGATGTCGTGGTTGATCGTATTGTTATCAAGGAGGGCATTCGTAGTCGTCTCTTTGATTCTATTGAGGCTGCCCTTCGTATCGCAGAAGGCTATGTCATTATCGACACTATGGACGACTCTGAGTTGCTCTTCTCTGAGCATTATGCCTGTCCAGTTTGTGGCTTTACTGTTCCAGAGTTAGAGCCGCGTCTCTTCTCCTTCAATGCTCCTTTTGGTTCTTGTAGTGAGTGTGATGGCTTGGGCATCAAGCTGGAGGTGGATACTGATTTGGTAGTGCCAGATGCCAGCAAAACCTTACGTGAGGGAGCCTTGGCTCCGTGGAATCCTATCTCATCCAACTACTATCCAAACATGCTAGAGCAGGCTATGACAGCCTTTGGAGTGGATATGGATAAGCCTTTTGAGGACTTGTCAGAAGAAGATAAGAACTTGATTCTCTACGGCTCAGATGGTAAGGAATTCCATTTCCACTATGAGAATGAATTTGGTGGCGTGCGCGATATCGATATTCCTTTTGAGGGAGTTGTTAATAATATCAAACGTCGCTACCATGAAACTAATAGTGACTACACTCGCACCCAGATGCGCCTTTACATGAATGAGCTGACCTGCGGAACCTGTCATGGTTACCGTCTCAATGACCAGGCCTTGTCTGTCCGTGTTGGTGGTGCGCAAGGACCACATATCGGAGAAATTTCAGACCTGTCTATCGCAGACCACTTGGAATTAGTCAGTCAGTTGACTCTTTCTGAAAATGAAGCCATCATTGCTCGGCCCATTCTCAAGGAAATCAAGGACCGTTTGACTTTCCTTAATAACGTGGGTCTTAACTATCTGACTCTGTCTCGTTCAGCAGGAACTCTTTCAGGTGGGGAAAGTCAGCGTATTCGCTTGGCGACCCAGATTGGTTCTAACCTATCAGGTGTTCTTTATATTCTAGACGAGCCGTCAATCGGTCTTCACCAGAGGGATAATGACCGTCTGATTGCCAGTCTCAAAAAGATGCGTGACTTGGGCAATACTCTTATCGTGGTGGAACATGACGAAGATACCATGCGTGAGGCTGATTATCTGATTGACGTTGGTCCTGGTGCGGGTGTTTTTGGTGGGGAGATTGTTGCGGCAGGTACGCCCAAACAGGTAGCTCGTAACAGTAAGTCTATCACAGGCCAGTACTTGTCAGGCAAACGTGCCATTCCAGTACCAGAAGAACGCCGTGTTGGTAATGGTCGTTTTATCGAGGTGACGGGAGCGCGTGAGAACAACCTGCAAAATGTCACAGCTCGCTTCCCACTAGGAAAATTCATCGCAGTGACAGGGGTGTCGGGCTCAGGGAAATCGACCCTAATCAATAGCATTCTCAAAAAAGCTATTGCCCAGAAGCTCAACCGCAATTCAGACAAACCTGGTAAGTTTAAAACGATTACAGGGATTGAGCATGTAGACCGCTTGATTGATATTGATCAGAGCCCTATCGGACGAACGCCGAGGTCTAACCCTGCTACCTATACGGGAGTTTTTGACGATATACGTGACCTCTTTGCCCAGACAAATGAGGCTAAGATTCGTGGTTACAAAAAGGGACGTTTCAGTTTCAATGTCAAGGGTGGTCGTTGTGAAGCCTGCTCAGGTGACGGGATTATCAAGATTGAGATGCACTTCTTGCCAGATGTTTACGTGGCTTGTGAAGTCTGCCACGGGACTCGCTACAATAGTGAAACCCTAGAAGTTCATTACAAGGAAAAGAATATCTCGCAGGTCTTGGACATGACTGTCAATGATGCGGTGGAATTTTTCCAACACATTCCGAAAATTCAACGCAAACTTCAGACTATCAAGGATGTAGGGCTAGGCTATGTGACGCTAGGTCAACCAGCTACCACTCTTTCTGGGGGAGAAGCCCAGCGTATGAAGCTGGCTAGCGAACTCCACAAACGCTCGACAGGCAAGTCATTCTATATTCTGGATGAACCGACGACAGGACTCCATACAGAGGATATCGCTCGCTTGCTCAAGGTTTTAGCTCGCTTTGTTGACGATGGCAATACAGTCCTTGTTATCGAGCACAATTTAGACGTTATCAAGACAGCAGACCATATTATTGACTTGGGACCTGAGGGCGGTGTCGGTGGTGGAACCATCA
- a CDS encoding S66 family peptidase produces the protein MISTIGIVSLSSGIIGEDFVKHEVDLGVQRLKDLGLNPIFLPHSLNGLDFIKNHPEARAEDLIHAFSDDSIDMILCAIGGDDTYRLLSYLFENDQLQKVIKQKIFLGFSDTTMNHLMLHKLGIKTFYGQSFLADICELEKEMLTYSLHYFKELIETGRISEIRSSDVWYDERTDFSPKALGTPRVSHTNTGFELLQGNAQFEGKILGGCLESLYDIFDNSRYADSTELCQKYKLFPDLSDWEGKILLLETSEEKPEPEDFKKMLRTLKDTGIFEGISGLLVGKPMDETFYDDYKEALLDIIGSNIPIVYNLNVGHATPRAIIPFGVHAHVDAKEQVIRFDYNKK, from the coding sequence ATGATTTCTACTATTGGTATTGTTAGTTTATCTAGTGGCATTATCGGAGAGGACTTTGTCAAACACGAAGTGGACTTGGGTGTCCAACGTCTCAAGGATCTGGGACTCAATCCTATCTTTTTGCCCCATTCTCTAAATGGATTAGACTTTATCAAGAACCATCCTGAAGCGCGTGCAGAGGATTTGATTCATGCCTTTTCTGATGATAGCATCGATATGATCCTATGTGCCATCGGTGGAGATGATACCTATCGCCTACTATCTTATCTTTTTGAAAATGACCAACTACAAAAGGTTATCAAACAAAAAATTTTTCTTGGCTTCTCGGATACAACCATGAACCATCTCATGTTGCATAAACTAGGAATCAAGACTTTTTATGGTCAATCCTTCTTAGCAGACATTTGTGAATTAGAAAAAGAAATGCTAACCTATAGCCTTCACTACTTTAAAGAATTGATTGAGACGGGAAGAATCTCAGAAATCCGCTCTAGTGACGTTTGGTATGATGAAAGGACTGACTTCAGTCCCAAGGCTCTGGGGACACCTCGTGTCAGTCATACAAATACCGGTTTTGAGTTGTTGCAAGGAAATGCCCAGTTCGAGGGAAAAATCCTCGGTGGTTGCCTCGAATCCCTCTACGATATCTTTGACAACTCTCGATACGCAGATAGCACGGAGCTCTGTCAAAAATACAAACTTTTCCCTGACTTGTCAGACTGGGAAGGAAAAATCCTCTTGCTAGAAACAAGCGAAGAAAAGCCTGAGCCAGAAGACTTCAAAAAGATGTTGCGAACTTTAAAAGACACTGGCATATTCGAGGGCATCAGTGGACTCCTGGTCGGAAAACCTATGGATGAAACTTTCTATGACGACTATAAAGAGGCACTATTGGATATCATTGGCAGCAATATCCCGATTGTCTATAATCTCAATGTCGGCCACGCAACTCCAAGAGCCATTATTCCCTTCGGAGTCCACGCCCACGTAGATGCAAAAGAGCAAGTCATTCGCTTTGACTATAACAAAAAATAA
- a CDS encoding DNA-3-methyladenine glycosylase I gives MTKRCSWVKMSNLLYITYHDEEWGQPLHDDQALFELLCMETYQAGLSWETVLNKRQAFRQAFHGYQIQAVADMTDTELEALLENPAIIRNRAKIFATRTNAQAFLRLQAEYGSFDAYLWSFVEGKTIVNDVPDYRQAPAKTPLSEKLAKDLKKRGFKFTGPVAVLSFLQAAGLVDDHENDCEWKSGH, from the coding sequence ATGACAAAACGTTGTTCTTGGGTCAAGATGAGCAATCTTCTCTATATCACCTATCATGATGAAGAGTGGGGCCAGCCCCTCCATGATGATCAAGCATTGTTTGAGTTATTGTGTATGGAAACCTATCAGGCAGGCCTGTCTTGGGAAACGGTGCTCAACAAACGCCAAGCTTTCCGTCAAGCCTTTCATGGCTATCAAATTCAAGCGGTGGCAGACATGACCGACACCGAGTTGGAAGCCTTGCTGGAGAATCCAGCCATCATTCGGAATAGAGCCAAGATTTTTGCTACTCGGACTAACGCCCAAGCATTTCTACGACTACAGGCAGAATATGGCTCTTTTGATGCCTATCTTTGGTCTTTTGTTGAGGGGAAAACTATCGTTAACGATGTTCCCGATTACCGCCAAGCCCCTGCTAAAACACCCTTGTCTGAGAAATTAGCCAAAGATCTCAAAAAACGAGGTTTCAAGTTCACAGGCCCAGTCGCTGTCTTGTCTTTTCTACAAGCAGCAGGGCTAGTTGATGACCATGAGAATGATTGTGAGTGGAAAAGCGGTCACTAG